In Syntrophaceae bacterium, the sequence GCCGGTATCCGATTCCCCGGACGGTCTGGATTAGTCGCGGTTTTTCCGGATTTTCCTCGACACGGGCGCGAAGGCGCTTGATGTGGACGTCCACGGTGCGCGGCTCGACGTAGACCTCGTCGCCCCAGACCTGCTCCAGGATCTGGTCCCGGGTGTAGACCCGGCCGGGCCGGCGGGCCAGGAAGGCGAGAAGCCGAAGTTCCTTGGCGCTCAGCTCCACCCGGCGGTCGCCCACGGAAACCTCGCACGTGGAGAGGTTGATCCTGATTGGGCCTCCATCGATGATCTCTTCCGGCGGCGTTTTCTGCTCCATCCGCCGGCGGAGGACGGCCCGGACCCGGGCGACGAGCTCCCGGACGCTGAAGGGTTTTGTCACGTAGTCGTCGGCCCCCATCTCGAGACCGAGGACGCGGTCCACTTCATCCCCCCGGGCCGTGACCATGATGATGGGGAGGGACGTCGTCCGGAGGTCACGACGCAGCATCCGGCATAGATCGAGCCCAGGAATGCCCGGCAGCATCAGGTCCAGGAGCAGCAGGTCGGGGTTGCCGCTCCGGGCCAGTTCCAGGGCGGCCTCTCCGTCATAGGCCTTGATGACGTCGAACCCCTCCTTCGCC encodes:
- a CDS encoding response regulator yields the protein MASRILVADDEKDIVELIAFNLAKEGFDVIKAYDGEAALELARSGNPDLLLLDLMLPGIPGLDLCRMLRRDLRTTSLPIIMVTARGDEVDRVLGLEMGADDYVTKPFSVRELVARVRAVLRRRMEQKTPPEEIIDGGPIRINLSTCEVSVGDRRVELSAKELRLLAFLARRPGRVYTRDQILEQVWGDEVYVEPRTVDVHIKRLRARVEENPEKPRLIQTVRGIGYRLADGTPE